A genomic segment from Microbulbifer elongatus encodes:
- a CDS encoding TonB-dependent receptor domain-containing protein — protein MGQPCDTRAADQERSLLSALEALAKATGYHLVTIPELVKGERVVWQPDCSSPTPSLEKMASQLLAPNDLAYRVINDTLVVYRAEPTQTKTAPPAPVPPPSIAEVSVEASPYMAQPTTGSGNQFGRYQGSADAVLDYERIHSLGITDLASALELISGVKLEQERYAVIRGMKGRYQSVRLNGATIPSLEPSGQRVPLDVFPVNILNQVDLRKSVFADAPGNASAGVVNIETRRIPETPYLSLVSGGGYRSGTTGSPVIRGYTGGHDWLGYDDGGRALPKVLAQNARLGSPDDWEAAQRKAAGEAILNSADGARNPGIYHGTAGADGLLSLSGGRAWQRGRHHWGLTGSLGYQNTWQQRALLSQVLNRFSVAAGEGEGGAGSLYATEEGHHRRLENVINLNALLALGYGLDERHQLGSNFLLLRQSVNRAEQIETRERDGFGDYAGSGSLRSLSNWTETQMALWQFYGHHFIGPEERIALNWHLTSAQSRYTRPFDVRYRYRRNSLFDSYYFEPGYNQFEVSWEEMREETLSAGVSGAYLWEWGENWSGELKSGLEWLKARQDGYLLEYTFIAKGNIEQDRERMAQTNPMDILTPEMILGAPGGDGFLLDDDLKLIVSPPELDGSFYAAQHRNQASYVLADTRFDERWQLVLGVRRERDGVDADFWDAQPQAWVPLMDGAQSLYSAALGYVPDSPAQQELHLGYSETAVWPGVNELMPRRYEDTDLRIEISGNPNLQMAAAQNWDLRWRYRNDLLGLDMKLLGFYKTIDNPIEGVFFDPVINNSHAFNIYSYANSSSARLYGVEWELDYQRDFADSHRLVLQSSYASMVSDVTIPSGHWREGRSRPLQGQPAYLGSLQLQYRHLSTERGVSLLYKRAGRELEIVSNNRNVPDVYRDPYDSLALIVNTPVLDGMHATLSVENLLDDTRRYSQGEETFMAYQSGRRYQLRLGVEF, from the coding sequence GTGGGGCAGCCCTGTGATACCCGTGCCGCGGATCAGGAGCGCAGCCTGCTATCGGCGCTCGAGGCACTGGCGAAGGCAACCGGCTACCATCTCGTCACCATACCCGAGCTTGTAAAGGGCGAGCGGGTGGTGTGGCAGCCGGATTGCTCATCCCCAACCCCCTCACTGGAAAAAATGGCGAGCCAGCTGCTGGCGCCCAACGACCTGGCGTACCGGGTGATCAACGATACCCTGGTGGTATACCGGGCTGAACCCACTCAGACAAAAACCGCCCCGCCAGCGCCAGTACCACCCCCCTCGATTGCCGAAGTGAGCGTGGAGGCCAGCCCGTATATGGCGCAGCCGACCACAGGCAGCGGCAACCAGTTTGGCCGCTACCAGGGCAGCGCCGACGCGGTGTTGGACTATGAGCGCATTCACTCCCTCGGCATTACCGATCTCGCCTCTGCACTGGAGCTGATCTCCGGGGTAAAACTGGAGCAGGAGCGCTATGCGGTGATTCGCGGTATGAAAGGGCGCTACCAGTCGGTGCGGTTGAACGGTGCCACCATTCCGAGCCTTGAGCCCTCCGGCCAGCGGGTGCCACTGGATGTGTTTCCGGTGAATATTCTGAATCAGGTGGATCTGCGCAAATCGGTATTTGCGGATGCACCGGGCAATGCCAGCGCGGGTGTGGTGAATATCGAAACCCGGCGTATTCCCGAAACCCCCTACCTCTCACTGGTTTCCGGCGGCGGCTACCGCAGCGGCACAACGGGCTCGCCGGTGATCCGCGGTTACACCGGTGGGCATGACTGGCTGGGTTACGACGACGGCGGCCGCGCACTGCCAAAGGTGCTGGCGCAGAACGCGCGGCTGGGCAGCCCGGACGATTGGGAGGCGGCGCAGCGCAAGGCGGCAGGAGAGGCGATTCTGAACAGCGCGGATGGTGCTCGCAATCCAGGTATTTACCACGGCACTGCCGGAGCGGACGGGTTGCTGAGCCTGAGCGGTGGTCGCGCCTGGCAGCGCGGGCGTCACCACTGGGGGCTGACCGGGTCTCTTGGCTACCAGAATACGTGGCAGCAGCGGGCACTCTTGTCTCAGGTGCTGAACCGTTTCTCCGTAGCCGCCGGCGAGGGTGAAGGCGGTGCCGGTAGCCTTTACGCCACGGAAGAAGGCCACCACCGCCGGCTGGAAAATGTCATCAATCTGAATGCGCTGCTGGCACTGGGCTATGGGCTGGATGAGCGGCATCAACTGGGCAGTAATTTCCTGTTGCTGCGCCAGAGTGTGAACCGCGCCGAGCAGATCGAAACCCGCGAGCGCGACGGCTTCGGCGACTATGCCGGCAGTGGCAGCTTGCGCAGCCTGTCCAACTGGACCGAAACCCAGATGGCGCTGTGGCAGTTTTACGGGCATCACTTTATCGGCCCGGAAGAGCGCATCGCGCTGAACTGGCACCTGACCTCCGCGCAATCTCGTTATACCCGTCCCTTTGATGTGCGCTACCGCTACCGGCGCAACAGTCTTTTCGATTCCTATTATTTCGAGCCAGGCTACAACCAGTTTGAGGTGTCCTGGGAAGAAATGCGTGAGGAAACCCTGAGTGCCGGTGTAAGCGGTGCTTACCTGTGGGAATGGGGAGAGAACTGGAGCGGAGAACTGAAATCCGGGCTGGAGTGGCTGAAAGCGCGTCAGGACGGCTATCTGCTGGAGTACACCTTTATCGCCAAGGGGAATATCGAACAGGACCGGGAACGGATGGCGCAGACCAACCCCATGGATATTCTGACACCGGAAATGATTCTCGGCGCACCCGGTGGCGACGGTTTCCTGCTGGATGACGACCTGAAACTGATTGTGAGCCCCCCGGAACTGGATGGCAGTTTTTACGCGGCACAACATCGCAACCAGGCGAGCTACGTACTGGCGGACACGCGCTTCGACGAACGTTGGCAGCTCGTGTTGGGGGTTCGGCGCGAGCGGGATGGGGTGGATGCGGATTTCTGGGATGCGCAGCCACAGGCGTGGGTACCGCTGATGGACGGTGCGCAGAGTCTGTATTCCGCTGCGCTGGGGTATGTGCCTGACTCACCTGCGCAGCAGGAGCTGCACCTGGGGTACAGTGAAACGGCGGTGTGGCCCGGGGTCAATGAGCTGATGCCGCGGCGTTACGAAGACACCGATCTGCGTATCGAAATTTCCGGCAATCCCAATCTGCAGATGGCCGCGGCGCAAAACTGGGACCTGCGCTGGCGGTACCGCAATGACCTTCTGGGCCTGGATATGAAACTGCTCGGCTTCTACAAAACCATCGACAATCCGATCGAAGGTGTATTTTTCGATCCTGTTATCAACAACAGCCACGCGTTCAATATTTACAGCTATGCCAACTCCAGCTCGGCGCGGTTATACGGTGTGGAATGGGAGCTGGATTATCAGCGGGATTTTGCCGACAGCCACCGGCTGGTGCTGCAGTCCAGCTATGCGAGCATGGTCTCGGATGTGACGATTCCCTCGGGCCACTGGCGCGAAGGCCGAAGCCGCCCGCTGCAGGGGCAGCCCGCGTATCTGGGCAGCCTGCAGCTGCAATACCGTCACCTGAGCACCGAGCGCGGAGTATCGCTGTTGTACAAGCGCGCGGGCCGGGAACTGGAGATTGTAAGTAACAATCGGAATGTGCCGGATGTGTACCGCGATCCGTACGACAGCCTCGCGCTGATCGTCAACACACCCGTATTGGATGGCATGCACGCGACCTTGTCGGTGGAGAATTTGCTGGATGACACGCGGCGTTACTCCCAGGGCGAGGAGACGTTTATGGCGTATCAATCCGGGCGCCGGTATCAGTTGCGGTTGGGGGTGGAGTTTTAG
- a CDS encoding P-loop NTPase family protein has product MFTVKPKFPSLCRGLALATSALLLAACEGDISDDIAQEDSLEIRLKQCEVAVGGVVGTPTDPVVIDGVETQACVLNTDAGQQGDVRLKSSHNFEPLVWVLDGVYEIGESKSYATLAELQADTLHGVGGFASKVYAKPGTVVVVHRNGSFAPDIESIDDDNIGGGEWGGVVVNGIGYHPDCGTTGGADNFCNVQGEWGYYGGLSQQETRENTILFGGGRNGFTGYAAEAGGELDGGGRLSAAITINAPHMGQSYVPHGVFYSATNGLELNGGALSIFDLKALGNQGHALYWRSGFGGKVANSIIHHRSDLAAIKGESSGSGDHGVSIDGLTLVDQSLNAGAALALAGGGNIGIANMVVQGFGSCLNIADGNTSVAISNSAFYCSETTAAADDGSDYAAQALANAENFYTLNPDLTNRLEIDNTEISGINAALLSGSTLVYGYELGLVYAPCYGAGALLEETVSIGTSNYRVCELTGEIADNLYFDNDINGELVLWRLSGNVTLGTGFSGLDAAQQQALLARPQKVILDHTSVVQVATGATLTVNPGVALTITGTAADPVELQALDAQAGWGGITINGLADSCSSAELCALAQQQFVEIDYLRVLNAGNGQPALTLNEVSAAGQINYLDIADSASTGLSLNGGAVNIDNLLVSDVVGNQVQWATGYRGSLQYAILQSGAESVGHALHGRNNADDHDAAPRSRPVMANITVKGAEQADTAILLEQGSGLLLYNSVVADFNTCLDIDDPATASLQTSDPAEIFFDNVVLDCEATIAEEDEEAGMDYAASTQGLSGVYQVSAVLDSNFVPSGSDIPGIESSIDFTLAGAVANYLNANVNFMGSVRDSIDDWYLGWSDSVGVLLAAECDFKAVLEDDYEYLGDEIAIRDETGTTWGFYTPRYKVCGLRGTITEDFLLNAYTGADRLAVENGGQVVDMVKHTVFVDGELVEREFSVAYDPLPTLWLINGLVRIGEGHLELTDPAQVEAMKADPVTLGIEASATVMVSAGGGLHITRGGALEIVGAESFVEGDTDAAGPVNLIGVIDQLYLQHDLETGQPADVDILAWDGLIVDGFGRNNQCPDAATAEPGTRVCNIQGEYGYHGGYDNSHKNLRIENLHMLGGRIQLNSVGRGEIHNLYHDGDWEFLAAKNYGAPVIDIDGGAVNLRNLYIDDPEPAWSSHIRWNHGYQGTMQDLWLDWRTEQDDDDDIPEYEALVQGSDGSTWFYPVIQGLNGAPGHENDLPRSMPTIANMTLNVSEWDPQDFDDAYGAAIELASGSGAFLYNSVIGSNYDDFTIEDRTPNPYEPGYGEVVDYCFKTDDSTRALVGKEIAFNQLALGCSVLSNNTTFASAVRQSFVTREIVNMSGNASNSATIPSPTQATADIYELDWVVSGYYGESRFDSSEATIFSDWGSDYPAADVINLGQAPLDYSSSLTVDKEFIADSNYFGVADYFIPINVGETIADDRL; this is encoded by the coding sequence ATGTTTACAGTAAAACCAAAATTCCCGTCGTTGTGCCGCGGGCTGGCGCTGGCCACCAGCGCCCTGCTGCTCGCCGCCTGTGAGGGGGACATATCAGACGATATCGCGCAGGAGGATTCCCTGGAGATCCGCCTGAAGCAGTGTGAGGTGGCTGTCGGTGGTGTAGTGGGAACCCCCACAGACCCGGTAGTGATCGACGGCGTGGAAACCCAGGCCTGCGTGCTCAACACGGATGCCGGCCAGCAGGGAGATGTCCGCCTCAAGAGCAGCCACAATTTCGAGCCGCTGGTGTGGGTGCTGGACGGCGTCTATGAAATCGGCGAGAGCAAGAGCTACGCAACTCTGGCGGAACTGCAGGCAGATACGCTCCACGGTGTTGGTGGCTTCGCGTCAAAAGTGTATGCCAAGCCCGGCACCGTGGTGGTGGTGCACCGCAACGGCAGCTTCGCACCGGATATTGAATCTATCGACGACGATAATATCGGCGGCGGCGAGTGGGGCGGTGTGGTGGTAAACGGCATCGGCTACCACCCGGACTGCGGCACTACCGGCGGTGCGGACAATTTCTGCAATGTGCAGGGTGAGTGGGGTTACTACGGTGGCCTGTCGCAGCAGGAAACCCGTGAAAACACCATACTGTTTGGCGGCGGACGCAACGGCTTTACGGGTTACGCCGCAGAAGCCGGCGGTGAGCTGGATGGCGGTGGTCGGCTCTCCGCGGCCATCACCATCAATGCGCCGCACATGGGCCAGAGTTATGTTCCCCACGGCGTTTTTTACAGTGCGACCAATGGCCTGGAACTAAATGGCGGCGCGCTGAGCATTTTCGATCTCAAAGCCCTGGGCAACCAGGGGCATGCGCTGTACTGGCGCAGCGGTTTTGGCGGCAAGGTGGCGAACAGTATCATTCACCACCGGTCCGATCTCGCCGCCATCAAAGGCGAGAGCAGTGGCAGCGGTGACCATGGCGTATCCATCGATGGCCTGACGCTGGTGGATCAATCCCTCAACGCCGGCGCCGCACTGGCGCTCGCCGGCGGCGGCAATATCGGCATTGCCAATATGGTGGTGCAGGGCTTTGGCTCCTGCCTGAATATTGCCGACGGCAACACCAGTGTGGCGATTTCCAATAGCGCTTTTTATTGCAGTGAAACCACCGCAGCGGCGGACGACGGCAGCGACTACGCCGCCCAGGCACTGGCCAACGCGGAAAATTTCTACACCTTGAATCCGGATCTCACCAACCGGCTGGAAATTGACAACACCGAGATCTCCGGTATCAACGCGGCCCTACTGAGCGGCAGTACCCTAGTCTACGGCTACGAGCTGGGTCTGGTTTACGCGCCCTGTTACGGTGCCGGCGCATTGCTGGAGGAAACCGTCAGTATCGGCACCAGTAATTACCGCGTATGCGAACTGACCGGTGAGATTGCCGATAACCTCTATTTCGACAACGATATCAACGGCGAACTGGTGTTGTGGCGCCTGAGCGGAAACGTCACCCTGGGCACAGGCTTCAGCGGACTGGATGCCGCACAACAACAGGCATTACTAGCCAGGCCGCAAAAAGTCATTCTGGATCACACCTCCGTCGTCCAGGTGGCTACCGGTGCAACGCTGACGGTAAACCCCGGCGTGGCGCTGACCATCACTGGCACCGCGGCAGACCCGGTCGAGCTGCAGGCGCTGGATGCACAGGCGGGCTGGGGCGGTATCACCATCAACGGCCTGGCAGACAGCTGCAGTAGCGCCGAGCTTTGCGCACTGGCGCAGCAGCAGTTTGTGGAAATCGACTACCTGCGTGTGCTGAATGCGGGCAATGGCCAGCCGGCACTGACCCTGAATGAAGTCAGCGCTGCGGGTCAGATCAACTACCTGGACATTGCCGATTCTGCCAGCACAGGCCTGTCACTGAATGGCGGTGCGGTAAATATCGACAACCTGCTGGTCTCCGATGTGGTGGGCAACCAGGTGCAATGGGCCACCGGCTACCGCGGCAGCCTGCAGTACGCCATTCTGCAATCCGGAGCCGAAAGCGTCGGCCACGCCCTGCACGGCCGCAATAACGCCGACGATCACGATGCCGCACCGCGCTCGCGCCCGGTGATGGCGAATATCACCGTAAAAGGCGCAGAACAGGCGGATACCGCCATACTGCTGGAACAGGGCTCCGGCCTGCTGCTGTACAACTCGGTCGTAGCGGACTTCAACACCTGCCTGGATATCGACGACCCGGCCACCGCCAGCCTGCAGACCAGTGACCCGGCTGAAATCTTTTTCGACAATGTAGTGCTGGATTGCGAAGCCACTATTGCAGAAGAAGACGAAGAGGCGGGAATGGACTACGCCGCCAGCACCCAGGGGCTGAGCGGCGTGTATCAGGTGTCTGCAGTGCTGGACAGCAACTTCGTCCCGAGTGGCAGCGATATTCCCGGCATCGAATCCAGTATCGACTTTACCCTCGCTGGCGCGGTTGCGAACTATCTGAACGCGAACGTGAACTTCATGGGCTCCGTACGCGATTCCATCGACGACTGGTATCTGGGCTGGAGCGATTCCGTCGGCGTGCTGCTGGCGGCGGAGTGCGACTTCAAAGCCGTGCTGGAAGATGACTATGAATACCTTGGGGACGAAATTGCTATCCGTGACGAAACCGGCACGACCTGGGGATTCTATACTCCGCGGTACAAGGTCTGCGGGCTGCGCGGCACTATTACCGAGGATTTCCTGCTGAATGCTTATACCGGTGCCGACAGGCTGGCCGTGGAGAATGGCGGGCAGGTTGTGGATATGGTCAAGCACACCGTATTTGTCGATGGCGAATTGGTAGAGCGCGAATTTTCCGTGGCCTACGATCCACTGCCCACCCTGTGGCTGATCAATGGCCTGGTGCGCATCGGCGAGGGCCACCTGGAGCTCACCGATCCGGCGCAGGTGGAAGCCATGAAGGCGGACCCGGTAACCCTGGGTATTGAGGCCTCTGCGACTGTGATGGTGTCTGCCGGCGGTGGCCTGCATATTACCCGCGGCGGCGCGCTCGAGATTGTGGGTGCAGAGAGCTTTGTCGAAGGGGATACGGATGCGGCGGGGCCGGTAAACCTGATCGGCGTGATTGATCAGTTGTACTTGCAGCATGACTTGGAAACGGGGCAGCCGGCGGATGTCGATATCCTTGCCTGGGATGGCTTGATCGTCGACGGTTTCGGTCGCAACAACCAGTGCCCCGATGCCGCCACAGCCGAGCCCGGCACCCGCGTGTGCAATATTCAGGGCGAGTACGGCTACCACGGCGGTTACGACAACAGCCATAAAAATCTGCGGATCGAGAACCTGCATATGCTCGGCGGTCGTATCCAGTTGAACAGCGTGGGCCGCGGCGAGATCCACAACCTGTATCACGATGGCGACTGGGAATTTCTCGCCGCAAAAAACTACGGTGCACCGGTCATTGATATCGACGGCGGCGCGGTCAATCTGCGCAACCTGTATATCGACGATCCTGAACCCGCCTGGAGCAGTCATATCCGCTGGAACCACGGTTACCAGGGCACCATGCAGGACCTGTGGCTGGACTGGCGCACGGAGCAGGACGATGACGACGATATTCCGGAGTACGAGGCACTGGTGCAGGGCAGTGATGGAAGTACCTGGTTCTACCCCGTGATTCAGGGGCTAAATGGTGCGCCCGGGCACGAAAACGACCTGCCGCGCTCCATGCCCACCATCGCCAATATGACTTTAAATGTATCCGAGTGGGATCCGCAGGATTTTGATGACGCCTACGGGGCCGCTATCGAGCTGGCCAGCGGTTCCGGTGCCTTTCTGTACAACAGTGTGATTGGTAGCAATTACGACGATTTCACCATTGAGGATCGCACCCCGAATCCCTACGAGCCCGGTTACGGGGAAGTGGTGGATTACTGTTTCAAAACCGACGACAGTACCCGGGCACTGGTGGGCAAAGAGATCGCGTTCAACCAGTTGGCGCTTGGCTGCAGTGTCTTGTCCAATAACACCACATTTGCCAGCGCGGTCCGGCAAAGCTTTGTTACCCGCGAGATCGTTAATATGTCGGGCAACGCCAGTAATTCGGCGACTATCCCCAGTCCGACACAGGCAACTGCGGATATATATGAGCTGGACTGGGTGGTTTCTGGATATTACGGTGAAAGTCGATTCGATTCTTCTGAGGCCACGATTTTCAGCGACTGGGGCAGCGACTACCCCGCGGCCGATGTGATCAATTTGGGGCAGGCGCCACTGGACTATTCCTCCTCGCTGACCGTGGATAAAGAATTTATCGCCGATAGCAATTATTTCGGTGTGGCGGATTACTTTATCCCGATCAATGTTGGTGAAACCATCGCGGATGATAGATTGTAG
- a CDS encoding TonB-dependent receptor, whose protein sequence is MSASKRLLCSAIGMVVASQGQAAAIKLDAFVDGEPAAVTEVLLDGKAIGSSAAGESFWYDDLPGGGHQLQLRIGERLIPYEFTIGADEAAVIIVNSDSASDRAIKSLQRLALSAFDSASADGEGLAGSGGESLLPGLIQGKVVSAGENLPLRNVAVTVVGSNQSTVTDRFGAFELELPQGVYQLELQHPEYQASRLRDQRVLSKMNLAVDVQLAPKDAFADGDAPVVEEVQVLGRYLPGNPIEIERISSSVVDSIDFTQIARFDDSMVSSALKRVVGVSMEDDRFAIVRGMKGRYQSTDLNGATLPSTDPARRDLPFDIFPAGIMQGLSLQKSATADVPLGATAGHISMRTRHIPDEGFFKISSSVSHGDMHGDDLLMSSTQGNRDWLGMDDGNRDLPDILKPSVDQYVNIKNGVDAGFDAAFFKAMGESIPHNAIVYGEAQADTSLSFNGGNSWELGEQRLGVIGAVRYANKWSSNTKENTRFRGTQNDANKIFLDSEAETLDTNNVIDLSAMVNLQWDIADNHQLGLNNIALRHTTNSSELETKYEIYDATGEITERLRNGEDSGAKSSPDAHIFWRQRVDWVEEQLVSHQLWGSHSLDISADSGWSLYLGDLGVKWQAMTANTDYDRPNATQYTYEGGLIQPFQLSDEPTAHYNLWETMREDNEGYRLDLELPIDEISGVSLLLKAGAESLQRDREGDVTNYNWRLQGSGYTVGDGGIPDPRKHFVSENILGTIGSSGTLLSIGIVSIPPENDVGWEGDDYLSELSTTAEYALVEANIREKLKVNLGARRETFTLEGEVYAYTPEPLRNVMDKERTNPSLGLTWMFNDAWQLRAAWSETVNWPEVFEIFPRKFNDIETLEVYTGNPDLKPADIENLDLRLEWYPSDTESITLALFQKDLTNAIENRFDKTGNVYDYYTFDNAEQAEVEGVELDLRKEFVLGPNRGHELFVQFNYTHIESSVDVTEGSGVGVREVTRPLQGQPDYIANLQLGYDHVDSGQEVTLVFNQTGEELAITNGATANSALLGDVYRQSYSDLRLIYKKNFMNGLSLAASADNLLDEERNLEYVKFNVPYLSYQSGRRFKLSASYEF, encoded by the coding sequence TTGAGTGCTTCAAAGCGGCTGCTGTGCAGCGCGATTGGCATGGTGGTGGCCAGCCAGGGACAGGCGGCGGCCATCAAGCTGGATGCGTTTGTTGACGGTGAGCCGGCGGCGGTGACCGAAGTACTGCTGGATGGCAAGGCCATCGGCAGCAGTGCGGCGGGGGAAAGTTTCTGGTATGACGACCTGCCCGGTGGCGGCCATCAATTGCAGCTGCGCATCGGCGAGCGCTTGATCCCTTACGAATTCACCATCGGTGCCGACGAGGCCGCAGTGATTATCGTCAACAGTGACTCCGCCAGCGACCGCGCCATCAAATCGTTGCAGCGCCTTGCACTGTCCGCGTTTGATTCCGCCAGTGCGGACGGCGAAGGGCTTGCCGGAAGCGGTGGCGAAAGCCTGCTGCCAGGCCTGATTCAGGGCAAGGTGGTGAGTGCCGGTGAAAACCTGCCGCTGCGCAATGTCGCTGTCACGGTGGTGGGCAGCAATCAAAGTACGGTTACCGATCGCTTCGGCGCCTTCGAGCTGGAGCTGCCCCAGGGCGTCTACCAGCTGGAACTGCAGCACCCGGAGTACCAGGCCAGCCGCCTGCGCGACCAGCGTGTGCTGTCCAAAATGAACCTGGCGGTAGATGTGCAGCTCGCGCCGAAAGATGCATTTGCCGATGGCGACGCACCGGTGGTGGAAGAAGTGCAGGTGCTCGGCCGCTACCTGCCGGGCAACCCGATCGAGATCGAGCGCATCTCCTCCTCGGTGGTAGACAGTATCGACTTCACCCAGATCGCCCGCTTCGACGATTCCATGGTAAGCAGCGCGCTCAAGCGCGTGGTGGGTGTGTCCATGGAAGACGACCGCTTTGCCATCGTGCGCGGTATGAAAGGCCGCTACCAGTCCACCGACCTGAACGGTGCCACCCTGCCGAGTACCGACCCGGCGCGCCGCGATCTGCCGTTCGACATTTTCCCCGCCGGCATCATGCAGGGCCTCAGCCTGCAGAAGAGCGCCACCGCGGATGTCCCCCTCGGCGCAACCGCCGGCCATATCAGCATGCGCACCCGGCATATTCCCGACGAGGGCTTTTTTAAAATCTCCTCCTCCGTCAGCCACGGCGATATGCACGGTGACGACCTGCTGATGTCCAGCACCCAGGGCAACCGGGACTGGCTGGGCATGGACGATGGCAACCGCGATCTGCCGGATATCCTCAAGCCCTCGGTGGATCAGTACGTGAATATCAAAAACGGTGTCGACGCCGGCTTCGATGCCGCCTTCTTTAAAGCCATGGGCGAGTCCATTCCCCACAATGCCATCGTCTACGGCGAGGCGCAGGCGGATACCAGCCTCAGCTTCAACGGCGGCAACAGCTGGGAGCTGGGTGAGCAGCGTCTGGGTGTGATCGGCGCGGTGCGCTACGCCAACAAGTGGAGCAGCAACACCAAGGAAAACACCCGCTTTAGGGGAACCCAGAACGACGCAAACAAGATCTTTCTCGACAGCGAAGCGGAAACCCTCGACACCAACAATGTGATCGACCTCAGCGCCATGGTGAACCTGCAGTGGGATATCGCCGACAATCACCAGCTGGGCCTCAACAATATCGCCCTGCGCCACACCACTAATTCCAGCGAGCTGGAAACGAAATACGAGATTTACGATGCGACAGGAGAAATCACCGAACGCCTGCGCAACGGTGAAGACAGCGGTGCGAAAAGTTCTCCGGATGCACATATTTTCTGGCGTCAACGGGTCGACTGGGTCGAGGAACAGCTGGTCAGTCATCAGTTGTGGGGCTCCCACAGTCTGGATATCTCCGCCGACAGCGGCTGGTCCCTCTATCTGGGGGACCTCGGCGTAAAGTGGCAGGCCATGACCGCCAACACCGACTACGACCGACCCAACGCCACTCAGTACACCTATGAAGGCGGACTCATCCAGCCATTTCAACTCAGCGATGAGCCGACCGCCCACTACAACCTCTGGGAAACCATGCGGGAGGACAACGAAGGCTACCGCCTGGATCTGGAGTTGCCCATCGACGAGATCAGTGGCGTCTCCCTGTTGTTGAAGGCCGGTGCGGAGTCGCTACAGCGGGACCGGGAGGGCGATGTCACCAACTACAACTGGCGTCTCCAGGGAAGCGGTTACACCGTGGGTGACGGCGGTATCCCCGATCCACGTAAGCACTTTGTGTCCGAAAACATCCTTGGCACCATTGGTTCGAGTGGCACGCTGCTCTCCATCGGCATCGTCAGCATTCCGCCGGAAAACGATGTGGGCTGGGAAGGAGACGACTACCTCAGCGAGCTCAGCACCACCGCGGAATACGCACTGGTGGAGGCCAATATCCGCGAGAAACTCAAGGTCAACCTGGGGGCACGCAGAGAGACCTTCACTCTGGAAGGGGAGGTATACGCCTACACCCCGGAGCCACTCCGCAATGTGATGGACAAGGAGCGCACCAACCCGTCCCTCGGCCTTACCTGGATGTTCAACGACGCCTGGCAGCTGCGCGCCGCCTGGTCGGAAACCGTCAACTGGCCGGAAGTGTTCGAGATTTTCCCGCGCAAGTTTAACGACATCGAAACCCTGGAGGTCTACACCGGCAACCCGGACCTGAAACCGGCGGATATCGAAAACCTCGACCTGCGTCTGGAGTGGTATCCGTCGGATACCGAGTCCATCACCCTCGCCCTGTTCCAGAAAGATCTCACCAACGCCATCGAAAACCGCTTCGACAAAACTGGCAATGTGTACGACTACTACACCTTCGACAATGCCGAGCAGGCGGAAGTGGAAGGGGTGGAGCTGGACTTGCGCAAGGAATTTGTGCTCGGCCCCAACCGCGGCCACGAACTGTTTGTGCAATTCAATTACACCCATATTGAGTCCTCGGTGGATGTCACCGAGGGTTCTGGAGTTGGTGTGCGCGAAGTCACCCGCCCGCTACAGGGCCAGCCGGACTATATCGCCAACCTGCAACTGGGTTACGACCACGTCGACAGCGGCCAGGAAGTGACCCTGGTGTTTAACCAGACTGGGGAGGAACTGGCCATTACCAACGGTGCGACGGCGAACTCCGCTCTTTTGGGTGACGTGTACCGGCAGTCCTACAGTGACCTGCGGCTGATCTACAAGAAAAATTTTATGAATGGCCTCTCGCTTGCCGCCTCGGCAGACAACCTGCTGGATGAAGAGCGCAACCTGGAATATGTGAAGTTCAACGTGCCCTACCTGAGCTACCAATCCGGGCGCCGCTTCAAGCTCTCCGCCAGTTACGAATTCTGA